TGTAGGCCTTCTTGCTAAtaagatttaataaaaatatatttttttgttggtaggCCAAAAATGAGAGCTTTAATGGTCTTACCTTTGGGTCGGTCCTGCCACCATTCTTactaaacataaaatattataattatcaaATGTGTTGTGTTCCCAAAGACGACAAAACTTAGTTTAAATTTCACAATCATGTCAATCTAACAATGTTTCTATTGAAGTATTTCCTATGCATTTTGTGGTATATGATATGAGCACGGGGTGATTCTCTAGTAAGGCATTTTGAAGTTTTTCCCATTCACCCCTTATTTGCACATTCGACCACTCACCTTCATCTCTTACATACTTCTCTTGGTTATCTAGTATGGAGAGGTTGGTCTATGGAGAGGTAATGTCACTCAGCTTGTTGAAGAGTGTTTGAATGTTCACACCGTCAATTTGGGAACTTGTTAACCAGCTGTTATTAAGAGCAACATTGTAAAAATTGTAACGGCCCGATCAGCTAAACTAGGAATTGGTTATTCTATCATTTAAGGTCATTAACTAGTACCTCCGGAAAATAGTTAAGAACCCCAaagacactagttaacatttccctatttTTATAAACTCTTGTTAAGAGTGATATTTATCTAAtgtgacactttttttttttctttttctttcttttcctcaaagaatcaaatcatattaaattGGACCATGATTGGttcaataaaatcaattttttccaaaataaattaataccttttattatatttaatgttttttattagtcatcattttcaagtcaaccGTAATTTATCTGATTAAATCAATTGAATTATAAGTTAAAAGTGTTAACGATTCCACCTCCATttcgatttttaaaacattaaccAACCAAGATATTacttttttgaataaaacaaaGTTTACATGAGTTATGCTCACAgttcactaaaatcaaaataaacctTAATATTCTACCGGTACTAACAAAATTTATACAAATCATCCAATAAATAGGTCTTAAACAAAAGTTAAACCTACAAACTTAGAAATTTTTACCAATTTAGCTCGAGGAATAAACATTCTTTGTTGCTCTATATTCAAATGTAATTCTCCATTTCATTCAAATAACATTGGTCTAGTTATATTTTAACTTTGGTGCCTGCTTGGTGTCTTTTAAGCAGCCATTCCAAATTGACACCTAAATCTAATTCTGGCGCGCGTCCTTGTATTCTTTCTAaaccatcaccatcatcatataCACATAGAATTCTTCAtcaacttttcttcttcttgcatGGATTCTCACAACACAAACCCATAAAACATCATCATGGTCACAGATTCCAAACCCATTCCCAACCACCGTGGTCTCATCGTCGGAAATTACACCCACGACATCCTCCTCcacaataacaacataatcGCTGAATCCCTCGGCGGCGCCGCCTCCTTCATTTCCACCGTTCTCGATTCCCTCTCTCTCCCTTTCCATCTCATCTCTAAAGTGGGCCCAGATTTCTCCCACAAAACAGCCCACCTTCCTCTCGTGGTCCCCACTTCTCAAACAACCCTCTTCCATGCCCACTTCGGATCAAATCACCCCGACCGGATTCTCAGACGGGTCAAATCATGTGATCCAATAACCCCGTCTGATATCCCGGCCGGGGCGAGGTTTTTATTCGGAATGGCTGTTGGTGTCGCTGGGGAGATTCTCCCGGAGACATTGGAAAGAATGCTTGAGATTTGTGATTATGTTTTCGTTGATGTTCAGGGTTTGATTCGaagatttgaagatgaagatgggtGTGTGAGGCATGTGGGGTTGAAGGAGAGTGGATTTTTTCATCTTTTGCCAAAGGTTGCGTTtttgaaagcttctgaagatgaAGCTGAGTTTATTGATTTGGAGGAAGTGAGAAAATGGTGTTGCGTGGTGGTCACGCATGGGAAAGATGGGTGTGAGGTTTTCTCGAAAGATGGGTGTTTGATGGTTGATCCTTTTGAAGCTTGTCAGGTTGATCCAACTGGGGCAGGGGATTGTTTTCTTGGTGGGTTTGCTGCTGGGATTGTAAAGGGTTTGGGTGTGTATGATGCTGCTTTGTTGGGGAACTTTTTTGGTTCTTTGGCTGTTGCACAAGTTGGGCCACCCAAAATTGATTTGAACTTGGTTCAGGTTTGTTTCTCCAATCCATTTTTCCGTTGTATGTTAGTATGTGATCGTGTATGTGAATGACGATTatctttgtgtgtgtgtgtgtgtgtgtgtgtgtttggttttgtggtaacaaatattgattttgaatgaaatgatTCTGTATAGTGAGTTGAATGTTTATTGGTTTATATTTGGATACAATAATGTAGAG
Above is a genomic segment from Medicago truncatula cultivar Jemalong A17 chromosome 5, MtrunA17r5.0-ANR, whole genome shotgun sequence containing:
- the LOC11409921 gene encoding inositol 3-kinase; this translates as MVTDSKPIPNHRGLIVGNYTHDILLHNNNIIAESLGGAASFISTVLDSLSLPFHLISKVGPDFSHKTAHLPLVVPTSQTTLFHAHFGSNHPDRILRRVKSCDPITPSDIPAGARFLFGMAVGVAGEILPETLERMLEICDYVFVDVQGLIRRFEDEDGCVRHVGLKESGFFHLLPKVAFLKASEDEAEFIDLEEVRKWCCVVVTHGKDGCEVFSKDGCLMVDPFEACQVDPTGAGDCFLGGFAAGIVKGLGVYDAALLGNFFGSLAVAQVGPPKIDLNLVQVVKEEMNKRKVHDSPCLGKINELLVFRKSHDQDQFYKSLVAAKDMIMCHTQKNGWNLLSSSKEVEQNNVKAKLVLNSVQQEPIPSVVGSEP